The Peribacillus sp. FSL E2-0218 genome contains a region encoding:
- the hutU gene encoding urocanate hydratase produces MNTTTNKVIRYRGTDLHTKGWQQEAVLRMLMNNLDPEVAERPEDLVVYGGIGKAARNWECFDAIVKSLKELEDDETLLVQSGKPVAIFRTHTDAPRVLLANSNIVPAYANWETFHELDKKGLMMYGQMTAGSWIYIGSQGIVQGTYETFAELAKQHFNSSLKGTITLTAGLGGMGGAQPLAVTMNGGVCIGIDVDETRIDRRIETRYTDVKTDSLDEAIRLATEAKHAGKALSIGLIGNASDLLPEMIARNFIPDVLTDQTSAHDPLNGYTPSGMNMVEAAELRSADPDEYIKLSKASMAKHVSAMLEMMEKGAITFDYGNNIRQVAKDEGVENAFDFPGFVPAYIRPQFCEGKGPFRWVALSGDPEDIYKTDQAILREFADNEHLCNWIKMAQEKIQFQGLPSRICWLGYGERARFGKILNDMVASGELKAPIVIGRDHLDSGSVASPNRETEAMKDGSDVVADWPILNAMVNAVGGATWVSVHHGGGVGMGYSMHAGVVIVADGTKEAGARIERVLTTDPGMGVVRHVDAGYELAEKTAREKGIHIPMLNKGNDES; encoded by the coding sequence CAAAAGGATGGCAGCAAGAGGCAGTGCTGAGGATGTTGATGAATAATCTGGATCCTGAAGTAGCCGAACGGCCCGAGGATCTCGTGGTTTATGGCGGGATTGGGAAAGCAGCTCGTAACTGGGAATGCTTTGATGCAATCGTCAAATCACTGAAAGAGCTTGAAGATGATGAGACTTTATTGGTCCAATCGGGTAAACCGGTGGCGATTTTTAGAACGCATACCGATGCGCCGCGCGTCCTGCTTGCCAATTCGAACATCGTTCCTGCTTATGCAAATTGGGAAACATTCCATGAGCTCGATAAAAAAGGCTTGATGATGTATGGACAAATGACGGCAGGTAGCTGGATATATATCGGGTCACAAGGAATTGTGCAAGGTACATATGAAACATTTGCCGAGCTTGCCAAACAACATTTCAATTCTTCATTAAAAGGCACGATTACGTTAACGGCAGGTTTAGGCGGTATGGGTGGGGCACAGCCGCTAGCCGTTACGATGAACGGCGGAGTCTGTATTGGAATCGATGTGGATGAGACAAGGATCGACAGAAGGATCGAAACTCGTTATACCGATGTGAAAACGGATTCATTGGATGAAGCCATTCGTTTAGCGACGGAAGCCAAGCATGCAGGGAAAGCATTATCGATTGGTTTGATTGGGAATGCTTCCGATCTTCTTCCTGAAATGATCGCCCGGAACTTCATTCCGGATGTCCTGACGGATCAAACTTCCGCCCATGATCCGCTAAATGGATATACGCCTTCAGGCATGAATATGGTGGAGGCTGCAGAATTACGAAGTGCAGATCCAGATGAATATATTAAACTCTCAAAAGCTTCCATGGCCAAACATGTAAGTGCGATGCTAGAGATGATGGAAAAAGGGGCCATTACGTTCGATTATGGCAACAATATCCGTCAAGTTGCGAAAGATGAAGGGGTGGAGAATGCCTTTGACTTCCCTGGTTTCGTTCCAGCCTATATCCGGCCGCAATTTTGTGAAGGAAAAGGTCCGTTTCGCTGGGTGGCGTTATCTGGTGATCCTGAAGACATTTATAAAACGGATCAAGCGATTCTACGCGAATTTGCTGATAATGAACATTTATGTAACTGGATTAAAATGGCTCAAGAAAAAATCCAATTTCAAGGTTTGCCATCGCGCATTTGCTGGCTTGGTTATGGCGAGCGTGCCCGCTTCGGGAAAATCCTCAATGATATGGTCGCAAGCGGTGAATTGAAGGCGCCGATCGTAATTGGGCGAGATCATTTGGATTCAGGGTCTGTCGCTTCACCGAATCGTGAAACGGAAGCGATGAAGGATGGTTCGGATGTAGTGGCTGACTGGCCGATCTTGAATGCAATGGTCAATGCCGTGGGTGGAGCCACTTGGGTGTCCGTACATCATGGCGGCGGAGTGGGAATGGGGTACTCCATGCATGCTGGAGTCGTCATTGTCGCTGACGGCACGAAAGAAGCAGGGGCGAGAATTGAACGTGTCTTGACGACCGACCCGGGGATGGGTGTAGTTCGACATGTGGATGCAGGCTATGAGCTGGCAGAGAAAACGGCACGTGAAAAAGGGATTCATATCCCAATGCTTAACAAAGGAAATGATGAGTCATGA
- the hutI gene encoding imidazolonepropionase has protein sequence MTKPIWIKHAAQLATLAQHGGAPRSKEAMSELGLIEDGSIWMEAGLIQAVGTTKELEERYADRIHEAEVFDAAGHLVTPGLVDPHTHVVYGGSREREFEMRLEGATYMDIMNSGGGIHATTRMTREASEQELMEQTARRLDSFLAHGVTTVEGKSGYGMNVETELKQLRVMKKLQEEHPIDLVPTFMGAHAVPNDYKGREDEFVDHLINDMLPIVSEEKLAEFNDVFCEKGVYTPEQSERILTAGKRYGLIPKIHADEIEPYGGAELAAKVGAISAEHLLKVSQEGIKAMAKSGTIACLLPATALYLREEAAPGRRMVDEGVAVAISTDCNPGSSPTTSMPLVMNLACISMRLTPAEALTAATYNAACAINRQNKVGSLEVGKQADVVLWNVENYQELQYLFGVNHVKSVWKNGVQVVK, from the coding sequence ATGACAAAACCGATTTGGATAAAGCATGCCGCACAACTCGCTACACTTGCACAACATGGCGGGGCTCCTCGTTCCAAGGAAGCAATGTCTGAGCTGGGGTTGATTGAAGACGGAAGCATCTGGATGGAAGCTGGCCTGATTCAAGCGGTCGGAACTACCAAAGAATTGGAAGAACGCTATGCAGATAGGATTCATGAAGCTGAAGTATTCGATGCCGCTGGCCATTTGGTGACCCCAGGACTGGTTGACCCGCATACACACGTCGTATACGGCGGGAGCCGGGAGCGTGAATTCGAGATGCGTCTCGAAGGTGCAACATATATGGACATCATGAACTCTGGAGGCGGCATTCATGCCACCACCCGCATGACCCGTGAAGCAAGCGAACAAGAATTGATGGAGCAAACCGCACGCCGCCTTGATTCGTTTCTCGCTCATGGTGTAACGACAGTAGAGGGTAAAAGCGGCTATGGAATGAATGTGGAAACGGAATTGAAACAGCTGAGAGTGATGAAAAAGCTGCAGGAAGAACATCCCATCGATCTCGTTCCCACTTTTATGGGAGCACATGCGGTACCCAACGATTATAAAGGTCGTGAAGATGAATTTGTCGATCATTTGATTAATGATATGCTTCCAATCGTGTCTGAAGAAAAGCTAGCTGAATTCAATGATGTATTTTGTGAAAAGGGTGTCTATACTCCTGAGCAATCGGAGCGGATTTTAACGGCTGGAAAAAGGTATGGATTGATTCCTAAAATTCATGCCGATGAAATTGAGCCATATGGCGGAGCTGAATTAGCGGCCAAGGTAGGGGCGATTTCAGCCGAGCATCTATTGAAGGTTTCACAAGAGGGGATAAAGGCAATGGCAAAGTCAGGAACGATTGCCTGCTTGCTTCCGGCCACCGCTTTGTACTTACGGGAAGAAGCGGCCCCTGGCAGGAGGATGGTCGATGAAGGTGTGGCCGTTGCCATTTCCACCGATTGCAATCCAGGTTCCTCCCCGACGACTTCCATGCCGCTCGTCATGAACCTGGCATGCATTTCGATGCGTCTTACCCCTGCCGAAGCACTGACGGCGGCAACATACAATGCCGCGTGTGCCATCAACAGGCAAAACAAGGTCGGCTCACTTGAGGTCGGAAAACAAGCGGATGTCGTTTTATGGAATGTTGAAAACTATCAGGAATTGCAATATTTATTCGGGGTCAACCATGTTAAGTCTGTATGGAAAAACGGAGTGCAAGTCGTGAAATGA
- a CDS encoding MFS transporter, giving the protein MLKNNYRYFIIFMIIVITIINYIDRGALSYAQAEIIDEFHLNPASWGAILGYFGYGYIFGALLGGALADKKGPKFMWIIAGTAWSIFEIGTIFAGHIGTALFGGSALAGFAVFRVLFGFAEGPTLSVMNRTMANWVSPKEKGFAVALGLVGTPIGALVTAPVVVGLLTYTNWKATFVILGLLGIIWVVIWNKVFTNLPEEHPRVTKAELEGIRSADQLIQGETTLDQQMPIPWYHFFKNPTLVMNAIGYFAFLYVNILLLTWTPKYLQDEFNYSLSSLSYIGMIPWIGAIITGLLGGKISDLLRVKTGNLRIARSWFTVVSLFCTAVCFLLIPTVESAAAVLALMCLGNAFNYLPNSIYWIVVLDTEPTKAGTFGGVTHFIANLATIIAPTLTGSLVAIHGYNAMFIAASIAVTIGMIAMVFVKPGKQGTFPQVTNEMADSKA; this is encoded by the coding sequence ATGTTGAAAAATAATTATCGTTATTTTATCATTTTCATGATCATTGTCATCACGATCATCAACTACATTGATAGGGGTGCCTTGTCGTATGCCCAGGCAGAAATCATCGATGAGTTTCATTTAAATCCGGCTAGCTGGGGAGCGATCTTAGGGTACTTTGGATATGGATATATATTCGGGGCATTGTTGGGTGGAGCACTGGCAGACAAAAAAGGACCGAAATTCATGTGGATCATCGCGGGGACCGCCTGGTCAATATTTGAAATCGGGACCATATTCGCCGGTCATATCGGGACGGCATTATTCGGCGGTTCAGCCTTAGCGGGATTTGCCGTGTTTCGTGTTTTATTCGGATTCGCTGAAGGTCCTACACTATCCGTCATGAACAGGACGATGGCCAATTGGGTTTCCCCGAAAGAGAAGGGGTTCGCCGTGGCATTAGGATTGGTTGGAACCCCAATAGGTGCTTTGGTTACTGCCCCTGTTGTCGTTGGCTTGCTTACCTATACAAATTGGAAAGCGACGTTTGTTATTCTTGGACTATTAGGGATCATTTGGGTCGTTATCTGGAATAAAGTCTTCACTAACTTACCTGAAGAACATCCAAGAGTTACTAAAGCCGAGCTGGAAGGCATTCGAAGTGCCGACCAATTGATTCAAGGAGAAACGACATTGGATCAGCAAATGCCTATACCATGGTACCATTTCTTCAAGAACCCTACCTTGGTTATGAATGCCATTGGATATTTCGCTTTTTTATATGTCAATATCCTTTTATTGACCTGGACGCCGAAATACCTGCAGGACGAATTCAATTATTCGCTTTCATCGCTTTCCTATATCGGGATGATCCCTTGGATAGGTGCTATCATTACGGGACTGTTAGGCGGTAAAATCTCGGATCTGCTGCGGGTGAAAACAGGTAATTTACGGATAGCAAGATCTTGGTTCACGGTGGTGTCCCTATTTTGTACAGCTGTTTGTTTCTTGTTGATTCCAACCGTCGAGAGTGCAGCCGCCGTTCTTGCCTTGATGTGTCTCGGCAATGCGTTCAATTATTTACCCAATTCGATCTATTGGATTGTCGTCCTGGACACGGAACCGACAAAAGCAGGAACATTCGGCGGGGTAACGCATTTCATCGCCAATCTCGCCACGATCATTGCACCGACCCTGACAGGAAGTCTTGTCGCCATTCATGGATATAATGCGATGTTCATCGCGGCATCCATCGCCGTCACGATCGGCATGATCGCCATGGTTTTCGTGAAGCCGGGCAAGCAAGGGACATTCCCGCAGGTCACCAATGAAATGGCCGATTCGAAAGCATAG